Proteins from one Ochotona princeps isolate mOchPri1 unplaced genomic scaffold, mOchPri1.hap1 HAP1_SCAFFOLD_148, whole genome shotgun sequence genomic window:
- the LOC131478948 gene encoding phosphatidylserine synthase 2 isoform X2, with translation MIRDWWMCMIVSVMFEFLEYSLEHQLPNFSECWWDHWIMDVLVCNGLGIYCGMKTLEWLSLKTYKWQGLWNIPTYRGKMKRIAFQFTPYSWVRFEWRPASSLRRWLAVCGIILVFLLAELNTFYLKFVLWMPPEHYLVLLRLVFLVNVGGVAMREIYDFMDDLKPHRKLGQQAWLVAAITVTELLIVVKYDPHTLTLSLPFYISQCWTLGSILVLTWTVWRFFLRDITLRYKETRRQKQQSDSDGTSHMDACLEPEDNLPGTARDQQPEPRAEPPSATS, from the exons ATGATCCGCGACTGGTGGATGTGCATGATTGTGAGCGTCATGTTTGAGTTCCTGGAGTACAGCCTGGAGCACCAGCTGCCCAACTTCAGCGAGTGCTGGTGGGACCAC TGGATCATGGATGTGCTGGTGTGCAATGGACTGGGCATTTACTGCGGCATGAAGACACTCGAGTGGCTCTCCCTGAAGACATACAAGTGGCAGGGCCTCTGGAACATCCCCACCTACAG GGGCAAGATGAAGAGGATTGCCTTCCAGTTCACACCCTACAGCTGGGTGCGCTTCGAGTGGAGGCCAGCCTCGAGCCTGCGGCGCTGGCTGGCCGTGTGCGGCATCATCTTGGTG TTCCTGCTAGCCGAGCTCAACACCTTCTACCTCAAGTTTGTGCTGTGGATGCCACCCGAGCACTACCTGGTACTGCTGCGCCTCGTCTTCCTGGTCAACGTAGGCGGCGTGGCCATGAGGGAGATCTATGACTTTATGGATGACCT GAAGCCccacaggaagctgggccagCAGGCCTGGCTGGTGGCAGCCATCACAGTCACGGAGCTGCTGATCGTGGTAAAGTACGACCCTCACACGCTGACGCTGTCGCTGCCTTTCTACATCTCCCAGTGCTGGACACTCGGCTCCATCCTGGTGCTCACCTGGACTGTCTGGCGCTTCTTCCTGCG ggacATCACACTACGATACAAGGAGACACGGCGACAGAAGCAGCAGAGCGACTCAGATGGCACCAGCCACATGGACGCGTGTCTGGAGCCAGAGGACAACCTACCTGGGACAGCCAGGGACCAGCAGCCTGAGCCTCGGGCAGAGCCACCCTCGGCCACCTCCTGA
- the LOC131478948 gene encoding phosphatidylserine synthase 2 isoform X1: MRRSERRGAGGSRPGSPAGKACLEEPAGRAPGPGRRSTESEVYDDGTNTFFWRAHTLTVLFILTCALGYVTLLEETPQDTAYNTKRGIVASILVFLCFGVTQAKDGPFSRPHPAYWRFWLCVSVVYELFLIFILFQTVQDGRQFLKYVDPRLGVPLPERDYGGNCLIYDPGNETDPFHNIWDKLDGFVPAHFIGWYLKTLMIRDWWMCMIVSVMFEFLEYSLEHQLPNFSECWWDHWIMDVLVCNGLGIYCGMKTLEWLSLKTYKWQGLWNIPTYRGKMKRIAFQFTPYSWVRFEWRPASSLRRWLAVCGIILVFLLAELNTFYLKFVLWMPPEHYLVLLRLVFLVNVGGVAMREIYDFMDDLKPHRKLGQQAWLVAAITVTELLIVVKYDPHTLTLSLPFYISQCWTLGSILVLTWTVWRFFLRDITLRYKETRRQKQQSDSDGTSHMDACLEPEDNLPGTARDQQPEPRAEPPSATS; the protein is encoded by the exons ATGCGGAGGAGCGAGCGCAGGGGCGCCGGGGGGTCGCGGCCGGGGTCGCCCGCGGGCAAGGCCTGCCTGGAGGAGCCCGCCGGCCGAGCGCCGGGGCCGGGCCGCCGCAGCACCGAGTCCGAGGTCTACGACGACGGCACCAACACCTTCTTCTG GCGGGCACACACCCTCACTGTCCTCTTCATCCTTACCTGTGCACTGGGCTACGTGACACTGTTGGAGGAGACGCCTCAGGACACGGCCTACAACACCAAGAG GGGCATCGTGGCCAGCATCTTGGTGTTCTTGTGCTTTGGAGTCACGCAAGCAAAGGACGGGCCATTCTCTAGACCTCACCCAG CGTACTGGAGGTTCTGGTTGTGCGTGAGCGTGGTCTACGAGCTGTTCCTGATCTTCATTCTCTTCCAG ACGGTCCAGGACGGCCGGCAGTTCCTCAAGTATGTGGACCCCCGACTGGGGGTGCCGCTGCCTGAGAGGGACTACGGGGGAAACTGCCTCATCTATGACCCGGGCAATGAGACAGACCCCTTCCACAACATCTGG GATAAGCTCGATGGCTTTGTTCCTGCCCACTTCATCGGCTGGTACCTGAAG ACCCTGATGATCCGCGACTGGTGGATGTGCATGATTGTGAGCGTCATGTTTGAGTTCCTGGAGTACAGCCTGGAGCACCAGCTGCCCAACTTCAGCGAGTGCTGGTGGGACCAC TGGATCATGGATGTGCTGGTGTGCAATGGACTGGGCATTTACTGCGGCATGAAGACACTCGAGTGGCTCTCCCTGAAGACATACAAGTGGCAGGGCCTCTGGAACATCCCCACCTACAG GGGCAAGATGAAGAGGATTGCCTTCCAGTTCACACCCTACAGCTGGGTGCGCTTCGAGTGGAGGCCAGCCTCGAGCCTGCGGCGCTGGCTGGCCGTGTGCGGCATCATCTTGGTG TTCCTGCTAGCCGAGCTCAACACCTTCTACCTCAAGTTTGTGCTGTGGATGCCACCCGAGCACTACCTGGTACTGCTGCGCCTCGTCTTCCTGGTCAACGTAGGCGGCGTGGCCATGAGGGAGATCTATGACTTTATGGATGACCT GAAGCCccacaggaagctgggccagCAGGCCTGGCTGGTGGCAGCCATCACAGTCACGGAGCTGCTGATCGTGGTAAAGTACGACCCTCACACGCTGACGCTGTCGCTGCCTTTCTACATCTCCCAGTGCTGGACACTCGGCTCCATCCTGGTGCTCACCTGGACTGTCTGGCGCTTCTTCCTGCG ggacATCACACTACGATACAAGGAGACACGGCGACAGAAGCAGCAGAGCGACTCAGATGGCACCAGCCACATGGACGCGTGTCTGGAGCCAGAGGACAACCTACCTGGGACAGCCAGGGACCAGCAGCCTGAGCCTCGGGCAGAGCCACCCTCGGCCACCTCCTGA